The following proteins are co-located in the uncultured Tolumonas sp. genome:
- a CDS encoding aspartate/glutamate racemase family protein — MKTIGLIGGMSWQSTVPYYRLINEIVSQKLGGLHSAKLILWNMDFEAIASLQRQDRWQEAGEVMADAALRLQQAGAESIVICTNTMHKLVPAMQPHLQIPILHIADATAQVIRQAGLRKVGLLGTRFTMEDSFYVSHLREHYGLEVITPDAAARQLVHNVIFNELCVGEEKATSRAQYREIMAALVQQGAEGIIFGCTEIAMLVDQGDATVPVFDTTTLHASYAAEWALA, encoded by the coding sequence ATGAAAACGATTGGTTTGATCGGTGGCATGAGCTGGCAATCTACCGTGCCGTATTACCGGCTAATTAATGAAATCGTCAGCCAAAAATTAGGTGGCTTACATTCAGCTAAGTTGATTTTGTGGAATATGGATTTTGAAGCTATCGCCAGTTTGCAACGGCAAGATCGTTGGCAAGAGGCGGGTGAGGTGATGGCTGATGCTGCGCTACGGTTGCAACAAGCGGGTGCCGAATCCATTGTGATCTGTACCAACACCATGCATAAGCTGGTGCCTGCTATGCAACCGCATCTGCAGATCCCGATTTTGCATATTGCTGATGCGACGGCGCAGGTTATTCGCCAGGCGGGTTTACGGAAAGTCGGTTTGTTAGGAACACGCTTTACCATGGAAGACAGCTTTTATGTATCGCATTTGCGTGAGCATTACGGGCTTGAGGTTATTACGCCAGATGCTGCTGCTCGTCAGTTAGTGCATAACGTCATTTTTAATGAGTTATGTGTCGGTGAAGAAAAAGCGACATCGCGGGCACAATATCGCGAAATTATGGCGGCCTTGGTACAGCAAGGTGCGGAAGGCATTATTTTTGGTTGTACGGAAATTGCCATGTTGGTTGATCAAGGTGATGCTACGGTGCCGGTGTTTGATACTACAACATTGCATGCCAGTTACGCTGCTGAATGGGCATTGGCATAA
- a CDS encoding 1-acyl-sn-glycerol-3-phosphate acyltransferase — MTTSLDEQDRYKEIRPYNDNEVPAAIERLISDEELISAVLRFRFPKAVNYFSWLLKPLVRRALRNRVQNVRTVDDVQQQVAHFMEQMIAKTTDAVTYSGLENLQSDKGYLFISNHRDIAMDPAFVNWGLYQCGLDTVRIAIGDNLLRKPCATELMRLNKSFIVKRSAKGPREMAKTFSELSSYIADSLQEGHSIWIAQKEGRAKDGDDRTDPAILKMFYMAGKQKKLGFVEYMQQLNIVPVAISYEYDPGDEAKARELYETSTNGSYQKSEFEDIESIVAGIIGYKGRVHVNVGQPLTDGFTTPEELAAAIDRSIHAQYSLFASNLLAAGVDASDVTPEQRAQFEQRMAAMDPKWREIAKAMYAKPVENQRS; from the coding sequence ATGACAACATCGCTTGATGAACAGGATCGTTATAAAGAGATCCGCCCTTACAATGATAATGAAGTTCCGGCTGCTATTGAGCGTCTGATCAGTGATGAAGAGCTGATCAGCGCTGTATTGCGTTTTCGTTTTCCAAAAGCAGTCAATTATTTTAGTTGGCTGCTGAAACCACTGGTTCGTCGTGCATTACGTAACCGGGTACAGAATGTCCGTACGGTCGATGACGTACAGCAACAAGTTGCCCACTTCATGGAGCAGATGATTGCTAAGACCACGGATGCGGTGACGTATTCAGGTTTGGAAAATCTGCAGTCTGATAAGGGATATTTGTTTATCTCTAACCACCGTGATATCGCGATGGACCCGGCTTTCGTGAATTGGGGTCTGTATCAATGCGGTCTGGATACCGTGCGTATTGCGATTGGTGATAACCTGCTGCGTAAACCTTGTGCCACAGAATTGATGCGGTTGAACAAAAGTTTCATCGTAAAACGTTCGGCAAAAGGCCCGCGTGAGATGGCGAAAACTTTCAGTGAGCTCTCATCTTATATTGCTGACTCACTGCAAGAAGGCCATTCCATCTGGATCGCACAAAAAGAAGGGCGGGCGAAAGACGGGGATGACCGTACTGACCCAGCGATTCTGAAAATGTTCTATATGGCCGGTAAGCAGAAAAAACTGGGCTTTGTGGAATACATGCAACAGCTGAACATCGTACCGGTGGCGATCTCTTATGAGTACGATCCGGGTGATGAAGCCAAAGCGCGTGAATTGTATGAAACCTCGACCAACGGTTCGTATCAAAAGAGCGAATTCGAAGATATCGAAAGTATCGTGGCAGGTATTATTGGTTACAAAGGCCGGGTGCATGTGAACGTCGGTCAACCATTGACTGATGGTTTTACCACACCGGAAGAGTTAGCGGCGGCGATTGATCGTTCTATTCATGCGCAATATAGTTTGTTTGCCTCTAATTTACTGGCTGCAGGCGTTGATGCTTCAGATGTGACGCCAGAACAGCGGGCTCAGTTTGAACAGCGCATGGCGGCGATGGATCCGAAATGGCGTGAGATTGCGAAAGCAATGTATGCCAAACCGGTCGAAAACCAGCGAAGCTGA
- the barA gene encoding two-component sensor histidine kinase BarA produces MTKYGLRARVLAFTIIPTLLIGTLLAGYFIFHRHQQIENFMIEQGTSVIEPLAIASEYGLTRSSREDLRRLISTSHRRNSPLIKSIAIFTKDNNLFVTSNFHRDFMEMRLPDGKAIPELTSVEHMDDYIILRTPILAENSLSETSLQSSSTPEVIGYMALQLNTDSSVIAQYRDTATAIFIVLIGLVLSVIFGLNLVHVVIEPINRMVRAVYHIREGRLDTRVRGKMDGELDMLKNGINAMAKAISEYHNEMQQSIDQATSDLRETLEQIEIQNVELDMAKKRAQEAARIKSEFLANMSHELRTPLNGVIGFTRQLFKTQLSLHQRDYLSTIEHSAKNLLSIINDILDFSKLEAGKLTLENIPFNIREMINDTVTLLAPSAHDKQLELSLLVSQPIPDLVAGDPLRLQQIVTNIVGNAIKFTEQGMVNIHISTTFATDQQTVLLRIRIRDTGIGMSGEQLMRLFQPFIQGDNSISRRYGGTGLGLVISQKLIEQMDGTMHVHSEPNQGSEFTINIPLELVSEEGNVSSEQLLLAGKNVLLWENDPWSRESCLSLLNEWNMQTVLASDEQTFVGATFYAMVLGFAPDTPTDKIQQTVDLCLQNYQLDKLVVLLNSSDPTLHEQLMQNHKVYSISKPVIHTKLLQALLQPLPPAQTLTLAVEQQKEKLPLRVLAVDDNPANLKLIVALLHDLVQEVHSCQNGHQAVAQAEKTRFDLIFMDVQMPIMDGIQACRLIHQDTCNQHTPIIAVTAHASPGERERLMANGMDEYLSKPIDEVQLKRLLLQFSDTTAVTTATFIDWPMALEKVKGKDTLAKEMLQMLVASFDELIPLIERALAGHECAELLDAIHKLRGGAAYCGVPQLQASCAELEQGLRSGLTCTAFEPELLELLDIMKAVKQESGQWLS; encoded by the coding sequence ATGACGAAATATGGCCTGCGCGCCCGCGTTCTCGCATTCACTATTATACCTACGCTGCTGATTGGTACGCTTTTAGCCGGTTATTTTATTTTTCACCGCCACCAGCAAATCGAAAATTTCATGATCGAACAAGGCACCAGCGTGATAGAGCCGCTGGCGATTGCCAGTGAATATGGCCTTACCCGCTCCAGCCGTGAAGATCTGCGCCGTCTGATCAGCACCAGCCATCGTCGTAACTCGCCGCTGATAAAATCCATCGCCATTTTTACCAAAGACAACAACCTGTTTGTCACCTCGAACTTTCACCGCGATTTTATGGAAATGCGCTTACCGGATGGCAAAGCAATTCCAGAGCTCACTAGCGTGGAACATATGGATGATTACATCATTCTGCGCACGCCGATTTTGGCGGAAAACAGCTTGAGTGAAACGTCACTGCAATCAAGCAGTACACCGGAAGTGATCGGTTATATGGCCTTGCAGCTCAATACCGACAGTTCGGTGATCGCCCAATACCGCGATACCGCGACGGCAATTTTTATCGTGTTAATCGGTTTGGTGTTGAGCGTGATCTTTGGGCTAAATCTGGTGCATGTGGTCATTGAACCGATCAACCGCATGGTGCGCGCGGTGTATCACATCCGCGAAGGCCGCCTCGATACGCGTGTGCGCGGCAAGATGGATGGTGAGCTTGATATGCTGAAAAATGGTATCAACGCGATGGCAAAAGCGATCAGCGAATACCATAACGAAATGCAGCAAAGTATTGATCAAGCCACCTCCGACCTGCGGGAAACGTTGGAGCAGATCGAGATCCAAAACGTGGAGCTGGATATGGCCAAGAAACGCGCACAAGAAGCAGCGCGTATCAAATCCGAATTTCTGGCCAACATGTCGCATGAGTTACGTACACCACTCAATGGCGTTATTGGCTTTACTCGTCAGCTCTTCAAAACCCAACTCAGCCTGCATCAGCGCGACTATTTAAGCACCATCGAGCATTCGGCCAAAAATCTGCTCAGTATTATCAATGACATTCTCGACTTCTCGAAACTGGAAGCCGGTAAGCTGACGCTGGAAAATATTCCGTTCAACATTCGCGAGATGATCAACGACACGGTGACGCTGTTAGCGCCGTCGGCGCACGATAAACAACTGGAACTCTCGCTGCTGGTCAGCCAGCCGATCCCAGATCTGGTAGCGGGAGATCCGCTGCGTCTGCAGCAAATCGTCACCAACATCGTCGGTAATGCCATTAAATTTACCGAACAAGGAATGGTCAACATTCATATCAGCACTACCTTTGCCACCGATCAACAAACCGTATTGTTACGGATCCGCATTCGTGACACCGGTATCGGCATGAGTGGTGAACAGCTGATGCGCCTGTTCCAGCCATTCATTCAGGGCGATAACTCGATCTCCCGCCGTTATGGTGGCACCGGTTTAGGTCTGGTGATCAGCCAAAAACTCATTGAACAGATGGACGGTACCATGCACGTCCACTCTGAACCGAATCAGGGTTCGGAATTTACCATCAATATTCCGCTGGAGCTGGTGTCAGAAGAAGGCAATGTCTCCAGCGAACAGCTGTTGCTGGCCGGAAAAAATGTCCTGCTGTGGGAAAATGACCCGTGGAGCCGCGAGTCTTGCCTCAGTCTGCTCAATGAGTGGAACATGCAAACCGTATTGGCCAGTGATGAACAAACCTTCGTGGGTGCCACTTTCTATGCCATGGTGCTCGGTTTTGCGCCGGATACGCCAACCGACAAAATTCAGCAAACCGTCGATCTCTGCCTGCAAAACTATCAATTAGATAAGTTAGTGGTGTTGCTCAACTCCAGCGACCCGACGTTGCATGAACAACTGATGCAAAACCACAAGGTTTACTCCATCAGCAAACCGGTGATCCACACCAAGTTGCTGCAAGCACTGTTGCAGCCGCTGCCACCAGCGCAAACGCTGACACTGGCGGTGGAACAGCAAAAAGAAAAATTGCCGCTGCGGGTGCTTGCGGTTGATGATAACCCAGCGAATCTGAAACTGATTGTGGCGTTGCTGCATGACTTAGTGCAAGAGGTCCATTCCTGCCAAAATGGCCATCAGGCGGTGGCTCAGGCAGAGAAAACCCGCTTTGATCTGATTTTTATGGATGTGCAGATGCCGATCATGGACGGTATTCAAGCCTGCCGACTGATCCATCAGGATACCTGTAACCAACATACGCCGATCATCGCCGTCACGGCACACGCTTCGCCGGGTGAGCGTGAACGGTTGATGGCCAATGGCATGGATGAATATCTATCCAAACCAATTGATGAAGTGCAGCTAAAGCGCCTGTTGCTGCAATTTAGCGACACCACCGCCGTGACCACCGCCACTTTTATTGACTGGCCGATGGCATTGGAAAAAGTCAAAGGCAAAGACACGCTGGCAAAAGAAATGCTGCAAATGCTGGTCGCCAGTTTTGACGAGCTGATCCCGCTCATCGAACGCGCATTGGCTGGTCATGAATGTGCCGAGTTACTGGATGCGATCCACAAATTACGCGGTGGCGCGGCTTATTGTGGCGTACCGCAGTTGCAAGCCAGTTGTGCGGAGTTGGAACAAGGTTTACGTTCCGGTTTAACTTGCACGGCATTTGAACCGGAATTGCTGGAGTTGCTGGATATTATGAAGGCAGTTAAGCAAGAATCGGGGCAATGGCTGTCGTAA
- the rlmD gene encoding 23S rRNA (uracil(1939)-C(5))-methyltransferase RlmD has protein sequence MVQFFQPKPKALPTQAVEITIDNLDHHLTGVGRYQGKACFVEGVLPGEKVSVQITEQKKQYTHARLRKVIEPSADRCEPFCPAFKLCGGCNAQMMPQALQCQAKQEGVQRLFRQLAKIDLPAPAWVESSEQQAYRRVCRLAVKYDKNKRSVLVGFRQKQSQALVEISGCPVLTAALSALIVPLRTLINELSSARDVGHIELYDTESGLAMLLRHNGRPPARDKELLFAFAAQHQCALYLQTTGYPEPLSEVAPSFYELAALRLHFQPGDFLQVNSQVNQRLVNHVRAWLAPTATDRVLDLFCGIGNFTLPLARDAASVTGIEGVDEMVQRATHNAEQNQLVNAEFHRADLTKMAEYANAGWQQQCYDLVLLDPGRAGAEEVMPWLAKSGARRIVYVSCNPVTAARDCALLQPGYSLKQWGLLNMFPHTGHVESLFLFERK, from the coding sequence ATGGTTCAGTTTTTCCAACCCAAGCCAAAAGCATTACCGACCCAGGCGGTAGAGATAACAATCGATAACTTAGATCACCACTTAACCGGTGTGGGTCGTTATCAGGGGAAAGCCTGTTTTGTCGAAGGGGTGCTGCCTGGCGAGAAAGTCAGTGTGCAGATCACCGAACAGAAAAAACAGTATACGCATGCCCGTTTACGTAAAGTGATTGAGCCATCCGCCGATCGTTGCGAACCCTTCTGCCCGGCATTTAAGCTATGCGGTGGTTGTAATGCGCAGATGATGCCGCAAGCGCTGCAATGTCAGGCCAAGCAAGAGGGTGTACAACGCTTATTCCGCCAGCTGGCCAAAATTGACCTGCCTGCACCAGCATGGGTCGAAAGCAGCGAACAACAAGCGTATCGTCGTGTTTGCCGTCTGGCGGTGAAATACGATAAAAATAAACGCAGTGTGTTAGTCGGTTTTCGCCAAAAGCAAAGCCAGGCGCTGGTGGAAATCAGCGGTTGCCCCGTGCTGACGGCTGCCTTATCGGCGCTCATCGTGCCATTGCGCACGCTGATCAATGAGCTGAGTTCGGCACGTGATGTGGGTCATATCGAGCTGTATGACACTGAAAGCGGATTGGCGATGCTGCTGCGGCACAATGGTCGTCCGCCTGCGCGCGATAAAGAACTGCTGTTCGCGTTTGCTGCACAACACCAATGTGCGTTATATCTGCAAACCACGGGTTATCCGGAACCATTAAGTGAAGTGGCGCCGAGCTTTTATGAACTGGCTGCATTACGCCTTCATTTCCAGCCGGGCGACTTCTTGCAGGTCAACTCACAGGTTAACCAACGTTTGGTCAACCATGTGCGTGCGTGGTTAGCGCCGACAGCTACTGACCGGGTCTTGGATCTGTTCTGTGGTATTGGTAATTTCACCTTGCCATTGGCGCGTGATGCCGCATCGGTTACCGGCATCGAAGGTGTAGATGAAATGGTACAAAGAGCCACGCACAATGCTGAACAGAATCAGCTGGTTAATGCCGAATTTCATCGCGCCGATCTGACAAAAATGGCGGAATATGCCAACGCAGGCTGGCAGCAACAATGTTATGATCTGGTGCTATTGGATCCGGGACGTGCTGGTGCCGAAGAGGTGATGCCTTGGCTGGCCAAAAGTGGCGCCCGCCGGATCGTGTATGTTTCTTGCAACCCGGTCACAGCGGCGCGTGATTGTGCACTGTTACAGCCGGGCTACAGCTTAAAGCAGTGGGGGTTATTGAACATGTTCCCGCATACCGGGCATGTCGAATCTCTCTTCTTGTTTGAACGAAAATAA
- the relA gene encoding GTP diphosphokinase produces MVAVRDTHLKTGFDLNEWMTTLDLPEADKQALFSVFEYCHNLIQDESEQQRLSKRSAEMIGILLMLHMDMETLKAAVLYPLLEPGYLTVVKAAADYGSVTSKLLQGVIDIDAIRFLQNLNTANVSDSQVDNVRRMLLAMVEDVRAVVIKLAERIACLREVKNATEETRVMVAKEISNIYAPLANRLGIGQLKWELEDLSFRYLHPDTYKQIAKLLDEKRLDRERYIQQFVLDTKKALQDAGINAEVYGRPKHIYSIWRKMQKKHLDFSDLYDVRAVRVVTKRLQDCYAALGIIHTLWHHIPREFDDYVANPKPNGYQSIHTVVLGPEGKTVEIQIRTEQMHQESELGVAAHWKYKEGMQGGKDSAYEERIAWLRKLLAWQEDMVESGSLVDELRTQVFEERVYVFTPKGDVVDLPAGATPLDFAYQVHSMIGHRCIGAKIDGRIVPFTYQLQTGDQIEVITQKEPNPSRDWMNPNLAFLRTSRARAKVASWFRKLDRDKNILAGKELLDKEVDRHGFHLSRDELAATVKEFYTRLSLMEFDDLLAGLGSGEVRINQLMNFLEQKLNKPTAEEEDRRLLEQLESKTQNRMKNTKPSTGKGHIVVQGVGNLMTHVARCCQPIPGDSIIGFITQGRGISIHREDCEQFKELSRRNPERIIDAVWGENYSGGYELTVRITANDRSGLLRDITTIIANEKINVLGMRSRSNVKQQTADIDIDMEIYNIETLNRMLAKINQMNDVVNAKRL; encoded by the coding sequence ATGGTTGCGGTTCGTGATACTCACCTGAAAACGGGTTTTGACTTAAACGAGTGGATGACAACGCTGGATCTGCCTGAGGCAGATAAGCAGGCGTTGTTCTCGGTGTTTGAGTATTGTCATAACTTAATTCAGGACGAAAGCGAACAGCAGCGCTTATCCAAACGCAGTGCCGAGATGATCGGTATTTTGCTGATGTTACACATGGATATGGAGACGCTGAAAGCAGCGGTGTTATACCCGCTGCTGGAACCGGGCTATCTGACCGTTGTTAAAGCCGCGGCAGATTATGGTTCAGTGACCAGCAAATTGCTGCAGGGTGTCATCGATATTGATGCGATCCGCTTTTTGCAAAATCTCAATACCGCTAATGTCTCTGATTCGCAAGTCGATAACGTGCGTCGTATGTTGCTGGCGATGGTGGAAGATGTGCGTGCGGTGGTGATCAAACTGGCCGAACGTATTGCCTGCTTGCGCGAAGTCAAAAATGCCACCGAAGAGACCCGCGTGATGGTGGCAAAAGAGATCTCCAATATCTACGCACCACTGGCGAATCGACTCGGTATCGGTCAGCTGAAGTGGGAATTGGAAGATCTCTCGTTCCGTTATCTGCACCCAGATACCTATAAACAGATCGCCAAATTATTGGATGAAAAACGCCTCGACCGTGAACGGTATATCCAGCAATTTGTTTTAGATACCAAAAAAGCACTGCAAGATGCCGGCATCAATGCCGAAGTTTACGGCCGCCCGAAACACATCTACAGCATCTGGCGCAAGATGCAGAAAAAACATCTCGATTTTTCCGATCTTTACGATGTGCGCGCCGTGCGTGTGGTCACCAAACGCCTGCAAGATTGTTATGCCGCGCTGGGGATCATCCATACCCTCTGGCATCACATTCCGCGTGAATTTGACGACTACGTCGCCAACCCGAAACCGAATGGTTATCAGTCGATTCATACTGTAGTGCTGGGGCCGGAAGGCAAAACAGTTGAGATCCAGATCCGAACTGAGCAAATGCATCAGGAATCCGAGCTGGGTGTGGCGGCGCATTGGAAATATAAAGAAGGCATGCAAGGCGGAAAAGATTCCGCCTATGAAGAGCGTATTGCCTGGCTGCGTAAATTGCTGGCCTGGCAGGAGGATATGGTTGAATCCGGCTCGCTGGTCGATGAATTGCGCACGCAAGTATTCGAAGAACGCGTGTATGTCTTTACGCCGAAAGGTGATGTCGTCGACTTACCCGCCGGCGCCACGCCACTGGATTTTGCCTATCAGGTACACAGCATGATTGGTCATCGTTGTATCGGTGCCAAAATTGATGGCCGCATTGTGCCATTTACCTATCAGCTGCAAACCGGCGATCAGATTGAAGTTATTACCCAGAAAGAGCCAAACCCCAGCCGTGACTGGATGAATCCGAATCTGGCATTTTTACGCACCAGCCGCGCGCGCGCCAAAGTCGCATCATGGTTCCGTAAATTGGATCGCGATAAGAACATTCTGGCCGGTAAAGAGCTGCTGGATAAGGAAGTCGACCGTCATGGTTTCCATCTCTCTCGCGATGAACTGGCGGCGACCGTCAAAGAGTTTTATACCCGCCTGAGTTTGATGGAGTTTGACGACTTGCTGGCCGGTTTAGGTTCTGGCGAAGTGCGCATCAATCAGTTGATGAACTTCCTAGAGCAAAAACTGAATAAGCCAACGGCAGAAGAGGAAGATCGTCGTCTGCTGGAACAGTTGGAAAGTAAAACGCAAAACCGCATGAAAAACACCAAACCCAGCACTGGCAAAGGGCATATTGTCGTGCAGGGCGTGGGGAATTTGATGACGCATGTAGCGCGTTGCTGCCAGCCGATCCCCGGTGACAGCATCATTGGCTTTATCACCCAAGGTCGCGGCATCTCGATCCATCGTGAAGATTGCGAGCAATTTAAAGAGCTGAGTCGTCGTAACCCAGAGCGGATCATCGATGCGGTTTGGGGGGAGAATTACTCCGGTGGTTATGAGCTGACGGTGCGCATCACCGCGAATGATCGCTCGGGTTTATTGCGTGACATCACCACCATTATCGCTAATGAGAAAATCAACGTTTTGGGCATGCGCAGCCGTTCTAATGTCAAACAGCAAACGGCGGATATCGATATTGATATGGAAATTTACAATATTGAAACGCTGAACCGGATGTTGGCGAAAATCAACCAGATGAACGATGTCGTCAACGCCAAACGTCTCTAA
- the mazG gene encoding nucleoside triphosphate pyrophosphohydrolase, with product MSHTYSMQDLLALMQQLRDPENGCPWDKKQTLQSLTAYTIEEAYEVVDSIEQNDLTGLKSELGDLLFQVVFYAQLAQEQGLFNFQDVVSTISEKLVRRHPHVFAGKEFADSAAVSANWEAEKAKERQEKDAQATSVLDDIPHNLPALMRANKIQKRCATVGFDWHELPPVIEKIHEELDEVMAEINRADYDKAALGEELGDLLFANVNLVRHLGFEPEKILRAGNHKFERRFRAVEHIIQSQGRSVKESSLDELEAVWQQVKQLK from the coding sequence ATGTCGCACACTTACTCAATGCAAGATCTTCTGGCGTTAATGCAGCAATTACGCGATCCGGAAAATGGCTGCCCGTGGGATAAAAAACAAACCTTGCAGAGTTTGACCGCCTATACCATCGAAGAAGCTTATGAAGTTGTCGATAGCATTGAACAAAACGATCTCACTGGGCTTAAATCTGAGCTGGGTGATCTGCTGTTTCAGGTGGTGTTTTACGCGCAACTGGCGCAGGAACAGGGTCTGTTCAATTTTCAGGATGTGGTGAGCACCATCAGTGAAAAGCTGGTACGTCGCCATCCGCATGTATTTGCAGGTAAAGAATTTGCCGATAGCGCTGCGGTCAGTGCAAATTGGGAAGCGGAAAAAGCCAAAGAGCGACAGGAAAAAGATGCACAAGCTACCAGTGTGCTCGACGATATTCCACACAATCTGCCGGCCTTAATGCGTGCCAATAAGATCCAGAAACGCTGTGCGACGGTTGGTTTTGACTGGCATGAGCTGCCGCCGGTAATTGAAAAAATCCATGAAGAGTTAGATGAGGTCATGGCCGAGATCAACCGTGCTGACTATGATAAAGCGGCGCTCGGCGAAGAGCTGGGTGATTTGCTGTTTGCCAATGTCAACTTGGTTCGTCACCTTGGTTTTGAGCCCGAAAAGATCCTGCGGGCCGGAAATCATAAATTTGAACGGCGTTTTCGTGCGGTGGAACACATTATTCAATCACAGGGCCGTTCAGTAAAAGAGAGTTCTTTGGATGAATTAGAGGCCGTTTGGCAACAAGTTAAACAATTGAAGTGA
- a CDS encoding CTP synthase: MTTKYIFVTGGVVSSLGKGIAAASLAAVLEARGLKVTMLKLDPYINVDPGTMSPIQHGEVFVTEDGAETDLDLGHYERFIRTKMSRRNNFTTGRVYSDVLRKERRGDYLGATIQVIPHITNAIKERVIAGAAGHDVAIVEIGGTVGDIESLPFLEAIRQLAVDIGRNNALFMHLTLVPYLAAAGEVKTKPTQHSVKELLSIGIQPDILICRSDRAIPANERAKIALFCNVPERAVVSLKDVDSIYKIPALLKSQGLDQLVVDRFGLQCGEANLSEWEQVIYQEANPTGEVTIGMVGKYVSLPDAYKSVNEALKHAGLKNRLSINIRYIDSQDLETKGLEVLEGLDAILVPGGFGERGVEGKILAAQYARENKIPYLGICLGMQVALIEFARHVAGMDGAHSSEFKRDTPYPVVGLITEWIDEEGKVEVRSEGSDLGGTMRLGSQLCHLVEGSKVRALYGSDTIQERHRHRYEVNNTLLPKIEAAGLKVTGLSADKKLVEIVENPDHPWFVAVQFHPEFTSTPRDGHPLFEGFIKAAGEYMKRHLN; this comes from the coding sequence ATGACGACTAAATATATTTTCGTGACAGGCGGGGTGGTTTCATCCTTAGGTAAAGGTATCGCAGCAGCCTCATTGGCAGCGGTCCTCGAAGCGCGTGGTTTAAAAGTAACCATGCTGAAACTCGATCCGTACATCAACGTTGATCCGGGCACCATGAGCCCAATTCAGCATGGTGAAGTATTCGTCACGGAAGATGGCGCTGAAACCGATCTGGACTTAGGTCACTACGAACGTTTCATCCGTACCAAGATGTCCCGTCGCAACAACTTTACCACCGGTCGTGTGTATTCCGACGTGCTGCGTAAAGAGCGTCGCGGTGACTATCTGGGCGCAACTATTCAGGTTATTCCGCATATCACCAATGCGATCAAAGAGCGTGTGATTGCTGGCGCTGCCGGTCATGACGTGGCTATCGTTGAAATCGGCGGTACAGTCGGTGACATCGAATCATTGCCATTCCTGGAAGCCATTCGTCAGTTAGCTGTGGATATCGGCCGTAACAACGCGCTGTTCATGCATCTGACCTTGGTGCCATATCTGGCCGCCGCTGGTGAAGTGAAAACCAAACCAACTCAGCACTCGGTGAAAGAATTACTGTCGATCGGTATTCAGCCAGACATTCTGATCTGCCGTTCCGACCGAGCGATCCCGGCGAATGAACGTGCGAAAATCGCGCTGTTCTGTAACGTACCAGAGCGTGCGGTTGTTTCGCTGAAAGACGTTGATTCTATTTATAAAATCCCAGCATTGCTGAAATCTCAAGGCTTGGATCAACTGGTAGTTGATCGTTTCGGCCTGCAATGTGGCGAAGCGAATCTGTCAGAATGGGAACAGGTTATTTACCAGGAAGCTAATCCGACCGGTGAAGTTACCATCGGTATGGTAGGTAAATATGTTTCTCTGCCAGATGCTTACAAATCTGTTAACGAAGCACTGAAACACGCGGGCCTGAAAAACCGCTTGAGTATCAATATCCGCTACATTGACTCGCAAGATCTGGAAACCAAAGGTCTGGAAGTATTAGAGGGTTTGGATGCGATCCTGGTACCGGGTGGTTTCGGTGAGCGTGGCGTGGAAGGGAAAATTCTGGCGGCACAATATGCACGTGAGAACAAAATCCCTTATTTAGGTATCTGTCTGGGTATGCAGGTTGCGCTGATTGAATTTGCGCGCCATGTTGCCGGTATGGACGGTGCACATTCCTCCGAATTTAAACGCGATACACCTTATCCGGTCGTTGGTCTGATCACTGAATGGATCGATGAAGAGGGTAAAGTAGAAGTGCGTTCTGAAGGTTCTGATCTGGGTGGCACTATGCGCTTGGGTTCACAACTGTGTCATTTAGTGGAAGGTTCTAAAGTTCGTGCACTGTACGGCAGCGACACCATTCAGGAACGTCACCGTCATCGTTATGAAGTGAATAATACCCTGTTGCCGAAAATTGAAGCGGCAGGTCTGAAAGTGACCGGTTTGTCTGCGGACAAAAAACTGGTGGAAATTGTAGAGAATCCAGATCACCCGTGGTTCGTAGCAGTACAGTTCCATCCGGAATTTACCTCTACCCCTCGTGACGGACATCCGCTGTTTGAAGGCTTCATTAAGGCCGCGGGTGAATACATGAAACGACACTTAAATTAA
- the ftsB gene encoding cell division protein FtsB, giving the protein MRLFTLILMVVLALVQRQLWFGKNGLVEYRQVSENLLRQQADNQKLQERNMLLKEEIEDLKSGLEAIEELARNDLGFIKPGETFYRVLPRDSAGQNKNSSLPKSD; this is encoded by the coding sequence ATGCGCCTGTTTACCCTTATCCTGATGGTTGTCTTGGCGTTGGTTCAGCGCCAGCTCTGGTTCGGGAAAAACGGACTCGTTGAATATCGACAAGTCTCAGAAAATTTATTACGCCAGCAGGCTGATAATCAGAAGCTGCAAGAGCGTAATATGTTACTTAAAGAAGAAATTGAAGATCTTAAAAGTGGTCTTGAAGCTATTGAAGAATTAGCTCGAAATGATCTGGGTTTTATTAAACCCGGAGAAACTTTTTACCGAGTGCTGCCTCGCGACAGTGCTGGGCAAAACAAGAATAGTTCACTACCGAAGAGTGATTAA